In Archocentrus centrarchus isolate MPI-CPG fArcCen1 chromosome 24, fArcCen1, whole genome shotgun sequence, one DNA window encodes the following:
- the rnaseh1 gene encoding ribonuclease H1 isoform X1 — translation MFRLTGLFRVACRTFCSTADDMAKGKFFYAVKKGHTPGVYTSWDECKSQVDKFPSASFKKFASERDAWAFVRGIEPSAVPEVKKVTQSVASDVTLLPKRGPEPLEYIPLGKKRCHPDGEAGHPPKRVKASESSSSESSDRFTYMGDAVVVYTDGCCSANGQRGARAGIGVYWGVNHPLNVAERLQGRQTNQRAEIQAACRALEQAKENNIEKLVLYTDSKFTINGVTSWVKNWKLNGWRLKSGGQITNKEDFVKLDRLNGQLEVVWMHIPGHAGYKGNEEADRLSREGAAKPLQPEH, via the exons ATGTTTAGGCTGACTGGTCTTTTCAGAGTTGCATGCAGGACCTTTTGTAGCACCGCCGACGACATGGCGAAGGGGAAGTTTTTCTACGCAGTTAAGAAAGGACACACACCGGGAGTGTACACTTCATG GGACGAGTGTAAGAGCCAAGTGGACAAATTTCCATCTGCCTCTTTTAAGAAGTTTGCCTCAGAGCGAGACGCCTGGGCGTTCGTCAGAGGCATCGAGCCTTCTGCAGTTCCAGAGGTGAAGAAAG TAACTCAGAGTGTGGCGTCAGACGTCACCCTGCTTCCTAAACGAGGCCCGGAGCCGCTCGAGTACATCCCCCTTGGCAAGAAGAGATGCCACCCAGACGGGGAGGCGGGGCATCCGCCCAAACGAGTCAAAGCATCAGAAAGCTCGTCATCGGAAAGCTCAGACAGATTCACGTACATGG GTGACGCTGTGGTCGTTTACACTGACGGCTGCTGCTCGGCAAACGGACAGCGCGGAGCCCGGGCCGGCATCGGCGTCTACTGGGGAGTCAACCACCCGCT AAATGTTGCAGAGAGGCTGCAGGGAAGACAGACCAACCAGCGCGCAGAGATACAA GCAGCCTGCAGAGCGCTGGAACAGGCCAAAGAGAATAACATCGAGAAGCTGGTTTTATACACCGACAGCAAATTTACGATCAACG GTGTGACCAGCTGGGTGAAGAACTGGAAGCTGAACGGCTGGCGGTTGAAATCTGGAGGTCAGATCACCAACAAAGAAGACTTTGTGAAGCTGGACAGACTGAATGGACAGCTGGAGGTGGTCTGG ATGCACATTCCCGGTCACGCCGGCTACAAAGGCAACGAGGAGGCCGACAGGCTGTCGAGAGAAGGAGCAGCGAAGCCTCTGCAGCCGGAGCACTGA
- the rnaseh1 gene encoding ribonuclease H1 isoform X2, with the protein MAKGKFFYAVKKGHTPGVYTSWDECKSQVDKFPSASFKKFASERDAWAFVRGIEPSAVPEVKKVTQSVASDVTLLPKRGPEPLEYIPLGKKRCHPDGEAGHPPKRVKASESSSSESSDRFTYMGDAVVVYTDGCCSANGQRGARAGIGVYWGVNHPLNVAERLQGRQTNQRAEIQAACRALEQAKENNIEKLVLYTDSKFTINGVTSWVKNWKLNGWRLKSGGQITNKEDFVKLDRLNGQLEVVWMHIPGHAGYKGNEEADRLSREGAAKPLQPEH; encoded by the exons ATGGCGAAGGGGAAGTTTTTCTACGCAGTTAAGAAAGGACACACACCGGGAGTGTACACTTCATG GGACGAGTGTAAGAGCCAAGTGGACAAATTTCCATCTGCCTCTTTTAAGAAGTTTGCCTCAGAGCGAGACGCCTGGGCGTTCGTCAGAGGCATCGAGCCTTCTGCAGTTCCAGAGGTGAAGAAAG TAACTCAGAGTGTGGCGTCAGACGTCACCCTGCTTCCTAAACGAGGCCCGGAGCCGCTCGAGTACATCCCCCTTGGCAAGAAGAGATGCCACCCAGACGGGGAGGCGGGGCATCCGCCCAAACGAGTCAAAGCATCAGAAAGCTCGTCATCGGAAAGCTCAGACAGATTCACGTACATGG GTGACGCTGTGGTCGTTTACACTGACGGCTGCTGCTCGGCAAACGGACAGCGCGGAGCCCGGGCCGGCATCGGCGTCTACTGGGGAGTCAACCACCCGCT AAATGTTGCAGAGAGGCTGCAGGGAAGACAGACCAACCAGCGCGCAGAGATACAA GCAGCCTGCAGAGCGCTGGAACAGGCCAAAGAGAATAACATCGAGAAGCTGGTTTTATACACCGACAGCAAATTTACGATCAACG GTGTGACCAGCTGGGTGAAGAACTGGAAGCTGAACGGCTGGCGGTTGAAATCTGGAGGTCAGATCACCAACAAAGAAGACTTTGTGAAGCTGGACAGACTGAATGGACAGCTGGAGGTGGTCTGG ATGCACATTCCCGGTCACGCCGGCTACAAAGGCAACGAGGAGGCCGACAGGCTGTCGAGAGAAGGAGCAGCGAAGCCTCTGCAGCCGGAGCACTGA